In the genome of Aspergillus flavus chromosome 8, complete sequence, one region contains:
- a CDS encoding putative histidinol dehydrogenase, whose product MYPLIPLGRSVPAVAAIAVGTETIRKVDFLAGTGNRFVAEGKRQLFGEVGIDLFAGPTEVLVLADETADPFTVAMDLISQAGHGPDTPAVLITTCPKVGRETIEIVNKLLSATDLSTPDVAKVSWDAFGEVIIVDTLEELWELGDHYASEQVQVIGTNHILPTRTTARYTGGLWVGKYLKTCTYQEVTLPESSGKLGRLCGRAARPERFEAPARSGDLRANRHM is encoded by the exons ATGTACCCATTAATACCGTTGGGGC GAAGCGTACCAGCAGTAGCTGCCATAGCCGTGGGTACCGAGACAATCCGCAAAGTCGATTTTCTGGCTGGCACGGGAAACCGATTCGTGGCTGAGGGTAAGCGGCAGCTGTTTGGTGAAGTTGGCATTGACCTTTTTGCTGGTCCCACCGAGGTCCTCGTCCTGGCGGATGAGACGGCCGATCCGTTCACGGTGGCTATGGACTTGATCTCTCAGGCTGGGCATGGGCCGGATACACCCGCTGTGTTGATTACGACATGTCCCAAGGTTGGGAGGGAGACGATTGAGATTGTCAATAAGCTGCTCTCTGCGACGGATCTGTCAACCCCAGATGTGGCGAAGGTATCGTGGGATGCGTTTGGGGAGGTCATTATTGTGGATACTCTGGAGGAGCTTTGGGAGCTGGGTGATCATTATGCTAGTGAACAGGTTCAG GTAATTGGAACAAACCATATCCTCCCTACTCGGACAACAGCTCGATACACCGGTGGTCTGTGGGTCGGCAAGTATCTCAAAACATGCACCTACCAAGAGGTGACTTTGCCAGAGTCCAGTGGAAAGCTCGGACGCTTGTGCGGACGAGCTGCTCGCCCCGAGAGGTTTGAAGCGCCTGCGCGATCTGGTGATCTACGAGCCAACAGGCACATGTGA
- a CDS encoding putative MFS sugar transporter, which yields MGPEKCAVSRDSISNMTVLTREKKPYFGLTGGWLTFWVTVACATDMSLFGYDQGVFSGVVITRDFLEVHDLVGPEKTKTLSTVTAIYDVGCFFGAIVAFTIGEQLGRKKAILLGTTIMAIGAVLQAASFSLAQMFVGRIILGIGNGINTATAPIWQTETSQLKWRGKLVIFEMMMNIFGFCLVNWINYGLSFVGGSIAWRFPLAFQFFFLIILWSTTPWLPESPRWLIAHGRQEEATVVLSCLEAKPIDDPFVIAQRNEIEFSVRYERENSMRWRDLCQKKGNDSKTLRRLLLGAGSQFMQQFGGINIMSYYLPTVLMDSVGLSDTMARLLAACNALSYLVFSGLAVLLVERMGRRGLMLLSTFGQFLCFLIITILLRFSRISDNGEKFASASVAFFFLYYGAFGIGMLGVPWLYPTEINSLPMRTKGAAVATATDWITNFVVVEITPIGIKNIDWKFWIVWTVTNAAFLPILYFLYPETANRSLEDMDEYYRSNPALIVTKDPDAICRRRPQKYLQREEEEIERAAAAVDKRALSNGAVEHAEWTSAMRNKS from the exons ATGGGTCCCGAAAAATGCGCGGTTTCACGTG ATTCGATTTCAAATATGACCGTGTTAACCAGGGAAAAAAAGCCTTATTTTGGCTTGACTGGAGGATGGCTCACATTCTGGGTTACG GTTGCCTGCGCAACAGATATGTCCTTGTTCGGTTACGACCAGGGTGTCTTCA GTGGCGTGGTTATCACACGAGACTTTCTGGAAGTCCATGACCTGGTCGGTCCGGAGAAAACCAAGACGCTTTCCACTGTTACAGCGATATACGATGTCGGCTGTTTCTTCGGTGCAATCGTTGCCTTCACAATCGGAGAGCAACTAGGACGGAAAAAGGCGATCCTGCTAGGAACTACGATTATGGCTATCGGTGCTGTATTGCAGGCTGCCTCTTTCAGTTTGGCACAGATGTTTGTAGGCCGCATTATTCTGGG TATCGGCAATGGAATTAACACTGCGACTGCACCTATCTGGCAAACCGAGACATCACAGCTGAAATGGCGTGGTAAACTGGTCATCtttgagatgatgatgaatatCTTCGGCTTCTGCCTCGTCAATTGGATCAATTATGGTCTCTCCTTCGTCGGTGGTTCCATCGCTTGGCGCTTCCCGCTAGCATTccaattcttcttcttgattatTCTGTGGTCCACTACACCATGGCTTCCTGAGTCCCCTCG ATGGCTCATAGCCCACGGgagacaagaagaagccacAGTAGTACTCAGCTGCCTCGAGGCAAAACCCATCGATGACCCCTTCGTCATCGCGCAACGGAACGAGATCGAGTTTAGCGTGCGATACGAACGCGAGAATTCCATGCGGTGGCGAGACCTCTGTCAGAAAAAGGGGAATGACAGCAAGACCCTACGCAGACTTCTCCTCGGTGCCGGCAGTCAATTCATGCAGCAATTCGGTGGAATCAATATCATGTCATATTATCTGCCAACGGTGCTTATGGAT TCCGTCGGGCTTTCCGATACAATGGCCCGTCTGCTAGCTGCATGTAACGCCCTATCCTACCTTGTATTCTCCGGCCTCGCAGTCCTCCTAGTCGAGAGAATGGGTCGCCGAGGCTTGATGCTCCTCTCTACTTTCGGCCAGTTCCTCTGTTTCCTCATCATTACCATCCTACTTCGGTTCTCTCGTATAAGTGACAACGGCGAAAAGTTTGCCTCTGCATCAGttgcattcttcttcctctactACGGCGCATTTGGCATCGGTATGCTCGGTGTACCTTGGCTATATCCCACAGAGATCAATTCCCTTCCCATGAGGACCAAGGGAGCGGCTGTTGCGACTGCCACTGATTG GATAACAAATTTCGTCGTCGTGGAAATAACACCCATCGGAATCAAGAATATAGACTGGAAATTCTGGATCGTCTGGACGGTCACTAATGCTGCGTTTCTACCGATTCTTTACTTCCTTTATCCTGAAACAG CGAACCGAAGCCTTGAGGATATGGATGAGTATTATCGGTCTAATCCGGCGTTGATAGTCACCAAAGATCCTGATGCTATCTGCCGACGGCGTCCACAGAAGTATCTTcagagggaagaggaagagattgagagggctgctgctgctgtggaTAAGAGGGCTTTGTCAAATGGAGCTGTGGAGCATGCGGAGTGGACCAGCGCGATGAGGAATAAGAGTTGA
- a CDS encoding RmlC-like cupin domain-containing protein, which produces MTAESSNLDHTLPSRPTPSKSAAVANNEESKLTALEKAELALADKYSSPDVYIDGEKDTCWHPWLNNLELKPLRFESRTGTFVVVLRSLEDTWLGKHRHRGSVTAVTLKGEWNYKEYDWVAKPGDYVVENPGTIHTLHMSKGAEVVFTITGSLEYFHDDDTLKNTMDIFSYAHLYYEHCKKQGIKPNDGLWY; this is translated from the exons ATGACCGCCGAATCATCTAATCTCGACCACACCCTCCCTTCCCGTCCGACGCCGTCGAAAAGTGCTGCTGTAGCCAACAATGAAGAGTCCAAATTGACCGCTCTCGAGAAGGCCGAGCTTGCCCTCGCAGACAAATACAGTTCGCCAGACGTTTACATCGACGGAGAAAAAGATACCTGCTGGCATCCGTGGCTTAATAATCTCGAGCTGAAGCCTTTGCGTTTCGAGTCCCGCACAGGTACATTCGTCGTCGTCTTACGCAGCTTGGAAGATACATGGTTGGGCAAGCACCGACATCGAGGCTCTGTCACTGCCGTTACCTTGAAGGGAGAATGGAACTACAAAGA GTATGATTGGGTAGCCAAACCAGGAGACTACGTTGTGGAAAACCCGGGAACAATTCATACACTCCACATGTCCAAGGGAGCGGAGGTGGTTTTCACAATCACCGGTAGTTTGGAATAtttccatgatgatgatacccTGAAGAACACGATGGATATCTTCAGTTACGCTCATCTGTACTATGAGCATTGTAAAAAGCAGGGAATCAAGCCGAATGATGGGCTTTGGTACTAG
- a CDS encoding short chain dehydrogenase/reductase family protein has protein sequence MAPQGKRWPSREGFTVDVVGNLIHRTLLSPWKMIPLLALAQYTVKGREILESRPEVLKALKVLASLAVFSRLGAWLDRRSINNGLKDHYDWNREVVVLTGGSGGIGRRVAQLFGDRGIKVAILDIAAPEDSLPSSVRYYECDITSPENIAEVASKIRASFGKPTILINNAGILTGKTILGTTEAITRRLFDVNTLSHYWLAQEFLPDMIASNHGMVVTVASQSGYTVTPSMVDYSASKAAAIAFHEGLAAELVTRYQAPRVRTVLVTQGFTRTTLISKLSPKDTFLAPLLDPETVAEGIVDQVLTGESGNVLLPGTSGTIAQRLRGYPLWFQHFLRCRLERVMRAN, from the exons ATGGCACCACAGGGGAAGAGATGGCCCTCGAGAGAAG GGTTCACGGTCGACGTGGTCGGCAACTTGATCCACCGCACCCTACTCAGCCCCTGGAAGATGATACCCTTGCTAGCACTAGCCCAGTATACTGTCAAAGGCCGCGAAATTCTCGAGTCACGCCCGGAGGTGCTCAAGGCCCTCAAAGTGCTAGCCTCGTTGGCGGTTTTTAGTCGGCTCGGGGCATGGCTGGACCGTCGTTCCATTAATAATGGCCTGAAGGACCACTATGACTGGAACCGTGAAGTCGTGGTTCTCACCGGTGGCAGCGGCGGGATTGGACGGCGGGTTGCGCAGCTGTTCGGCGATCGCGGCATCAAGGTCGCCATCCTGGACATCGCGGCCCCGGAAGATTCACTGCCAAGCAGTGTGCGCTACTACGAATGCGATATTACTTCCCCAGAGAACATCGCCGAGGTGGCCAGCAAGATTCGGGCCTCGTTCGGCAAACCAACCATCCTAATCAACAATGCGGGTATCCTGACCGGCAAGACCATCCTCGGCACCACGGAGGCCATCACTCGACGCTTGTTTGATGTGAACACTCTCTCGCACTATTGGCTGGCACAGGAATTCCTGCCGGACATGATCGCAAGCAACCACGGCATGGTGGTGACCGTCGCCTCCCAGTCCGGCTACACCGTCACTCCCAGCATGGTCGACTACTCGGCTTCCAAGGCCGCTGCTATCGCTTTCCACGAGGGTCTGGCTGCCGAGTTGGTTACGCGCTACCAGGCTCCACGCGTCCGTACCGTACTAGTTACCCAGGGCTTCACGCGCACTACCTTGATTAGCAAGCTATCCCCAAAGGATACCTTTTTAGCTCCTCTTCTAGACCCCGAGACAGTCGCAGAAGGCATTGTTGATCAAGTTTTGACTGGCGAGAGCGGTAATGTCCTTTTACCTGGTACCTCCGGTACTATCGCCCAGCGTCTTCGCGGTTATCCGCTGTGGTTCCAGCATTTCTTGCGGTGCCGACTAGAGCGGGTCATGCGTGCGAACTAG